The Rosettibacter firmus genome contains the following window.
TGCCTTCACAAAAATGATACTTATTTGAGCAATAACATTTTTTTAATTGTTTGATAATTACCAGCAGTTAATTTATATATATATGTTCCGCTTGGAAATTGAGAGGCATCAAATTCAACTTCATGTTTGCCTGATGGTTTTGTTTCATTAACAAGGGTTACTATTTCTTTTCCAAGAATGTCAAACACTTTCAATGTTACAAAACTAGCCTCAGGTAAAGAATAAGTTATTTTAGTCGAAGGATTAAAAGGATTAGGATAATTCTGTTCTAAAATATATTCGTTTGAAATCGAAACAAGTTCACTTTCTTTTGCAAGTGAAATTGCTTGTTCATTATTATTACTGTTTTGTACAACTGAGAATTCTGGCGGATATGAAACAACATCAACATAAAATTCATTTGATGTTTTTGTTGTGTTCGTTGCATCTGTAACAATACATCTTAACCTAAAGTCTCGCAAATCATAAGGATTATGAGGTTTGCTGAAATATGGTGAGTTTGTACCTATTGGCACCCATTCATTACTCGGTGCTTCGTTAATTATAATATCACCCTCTTTTTTCTTTTCCTTATCTTTTTTCTCTTTTCCTTTTTTTACACTTTCATATGTTTGTAAATATCCTGCTCCTTCCAAATACATTATTTGCCAATTATAGGTGAATGGCTCTATTCCATTTCGTAATTGGACATACCAATGCCCAGTCCCACCAGCGTAAAGCGTAAAATCACCAGACAAGTAAACAGCTTCCAATGGAGATGGCAATATCTGAGCGTTAACTGAAAACCAATGAAGTAAACCAGCTATTGAACGCATTGCGAATACATATGAAGAAGAAGCAATTTGCTGGCTATTAACTCCTGGTGGCGGATCACCAAAAGCTGAATACATTTGGGCTAATTCTGTCTAATTGCTAAAGGCATCATTGATACCATTTGTATTATTACCAGGATTGTGATCACTTGGGAAATGGTTTGATACTTGTGCTGTTGAATAGAAAATCGGATTAGTTTTATTAATGACATTAATTAAGCCCCCTTGGGCAATCCCATGACTATAGTTCCATTGCATGTAGTTATTATTGTTTTCCATATATTGTTCATATGTATCA
Protein-coding sequences here:
- a CDS encoding T9SS type A sorting domain-containing protein; its protein translation is MYSAFGDPPPGVNSQQIASSSYVFAMRSIAGLLHWFSVNAQILPSPLEAVYLSGDFTLYAGGTGHWYVQLRNGIEPFTYNWQIMYLEGAGYLQTYESVKKGKEKKDKEKKKEGDIIINEAPSNEWVPIGTNSPYFSKPHNPYDLRDFRLRCIVTDATNTTKTSNEFYVDVVSYPPEFSVVQNSNNNEQAISLAKESELVSISNEYILEQNYPNPFNPSTKITYSLPEASFVTLKVFDILGKEIVTLVNETKPSGKHEVEFDASQFPSGTYIYKLTAGNYQTIKKMLLLK